A part of Rhodamnia argentea isolate NSW1041297 chromosome 8, ASM2092103v1, whole genome shotgun sequence genomic DNA contains:
- the LOC115729896 gene encoding uncharacterized protein LOC115729896, giving the protein MEMEEAEGSFPFPTYECGFYVQSPSTVSHAYYSNHERLSTSFPGHPNPTQQAISSSAYTLSRHSSRASNYSSAILPQHRDDPVVSDNAEKRLIAFNGDMGGGDDKEDDDEQVSFQEKVKWWRYLSFGYNPSSNGWILLQISWRMMVSLGVALLVFFLATKPPKPDVSVKVDGIPNFVLGEGVDDTGVSTKILSCNISMRLWVDNKSKLFGLHIQPPIIHLYFGRLPLAIARHGGELYAGSGGTTSFGMYVGTRNKAMYGAGRSMQDMLEGSKGGLALRVGVRLRSTIRVVEGLVHVRFHHQAHCSVLLSKADDAQTFHSTCMLVPTVS; this is encoded by the exons ATGGAGATGGAAGAGGCAGAAGGGTCGTTCCCCTTCCCAACGTACGAGTGCGGATTCTACGTGCAAAGTCCTTCCACAGTCTCTCATGCCTACTACAGCAACCACGAGCGACTCTCCACATCCTTCCCCGGCCATCCCAATCCCACCCAACAAGCCATCTCCTCCTCCGCATACACCCTCTCCCGCCACTCCTCCCGCGCGTCCAACTACTCCTCGGCCATATTGCCCCAACACCGGGATGATCCCGTGGTCTCCGATAATGCCGAGAAGCGCCTCATTGCTTTCAATGGGGACATGGGCGGTGGCGATGATAAGGAGGATGACGATGAGCAAGTGTCTTTCCAAGAGAAAGTGAAGTGGTGGAGGTACTTGTCCTTCGGTTATAATCCCTCGTCCAATGGTTGGATTTTGTTGCAGATAAGTTGGAGGATGATGGTGAGCTTGGGAGTAGCATTGCTCGTTTTCTTTTTAGCCACCAAACCCCCCAAACCTGACGTTTCCGTTAAG GTGGACGGGATCCCAAATTTCGTATTGGGAGAGGGAGTGGACGACACGGGAGTATCCACAAAGATTTTGAGCTGCAACATATCGATGCGACTTTGGGTGGACAACAAGTCAAAGCTCTTCGGCCTTCACATTCAACCCCCGATCATTCACCTCTACTTCGGTCGCCTACCTCTCGCCATTGCACGTCAT GGTGGGGAGTTATACGCCGGGAGTGGAGGGACGACGTCGTTCGGGATGTATGTGGGGACGAGGAACAAGGCGATGTACGGGGCGGGGAGGAGCATGCAAGACATGCTGGAGGGAAGCAAGGGAGGCCTGGCTCTGAGGGTTGGGGTGAGATTGAGGTCGACCATTCGCGTGGTGGAGGGACTGGTGCACGTCCGGTTCCACCACCAAGCCCACTGCTCGGTGTTGCTGTCCAAAGCCGACGACGCCCAGACATTCCACAGCACCTGCATGCTCGTACCTACAGTTTCTTGA